In Chryseobacterium shigense, the following proteins share a genomic window:
- a CDS encoding nucleoside permease, translated as MNLKLRLTILSFLQFFVWGAWLITMANFWFGTKHWDGTQFGAVFGTMGIASIFMPTITGIIADRWINAERIYAVLHVLYGAILFVLPHSADPDSFFWLMLLAMCFYMPTIALANSISYTILKNSNLDVVKDFPPIRVWGTIGFIVAMWITNLTGNKATEGQFYIGGAIAVFLGIYALTLPKCPPQRLIDKNAPLSEQLGLNAFKLFGSYKMALFFLFSMLLGAALQLTNAYGDVFLSEFSHFPKYADSFVVQRSTIIMSISQVSETLFILAIPFFLKKFGIKKVMLMSMLAWVLRFGFFAYGVPDGFGLSLIVFSCIVYGMAFDFFNISGSLFVETTTDKKIRSSAQGLFMMMTNGFGALFGSYIAGWAIDKFFTHKFTNASDLSAYLDTTADNPTFLEILKNSFNSAVNADGTLSSVVMVKDWQNIWLSFAIYALILAIFFAVLFRHKHNPEEVSSVKH; from the coding sequence ATGAATTTAAAATTACGACTTACCATTCTCAGCTTTCTTCAGTTTTTTGTCTGGGGAGCCTGGCTGATTACGATGGCTAATTTTTGGTTCGGGACAAAACACTGGGATGGAACCCAGTTCGGAGCCGTTTTCGGAACGATGGGAATAGCTTCCATTTTTATGCCGACCATTACCGGGATCATTGCCGACCGCTGGATCAATGCTGAACGTATCTACGCTGTACTGCATGTCCTTTATGGGGCTATACTTTTTGTTCTGCCTCATTCTGCAGATCCTGACTCTTTCTTCTGGCTGATGCTTCTGGCTATGTGCTTTTATATGCCGACCATTGCCCTTGCAAATTCTATTTCCTACACGATACTCAAAAATAGTAATCTGGATGTAGTAAAAGATTTTCCTCCGATCCGTGTATGGGGAACTATAGGATTTATTGTAGCTATGTGGATAACCAATCTTACAGGAAATAAAGCAACGGAAGGACAGTTTTATATTGGTGGGGCTATTGCTGTATTTTTGGGAATCTATGCGTTGACATTACCAAAATGTCCGCCGCAGAGGCTGATTGATAAAAATGCTCCGTTATCTGAACAGCTAGGTCTGAATGCATTTAAGCTTTTCGGAAGCTATAAAATGGCATTATTCTTTTTGTTCTCAATGTTATTGGGAGCAGCACTTCAATTGACGAATGCCTATGGAGATGTATTTTTAAGTGAATTTTCACATTTTCCTAAATACGCTGATTCTTTTGTAGTCCAGAGATCTACAATTATTATGTCGATTTCACAGGTTTCAGAAACCCTATTTATTTTGGCAATCCCTTTTTTCCTGAAAAAATTCGGAATTAAAAAAGTAATGCTGATGTCCATGCTGGCCTGGGTACTCAGGTTCGGATTCTTTGCTTATGGAGTTCCTGACGGATTCGGACTTTCATTGATTGTTTTTTCATGTATCGTATACGGAATGGCATTTGATTTCTTCAATATTTCAGGTTCACTTTTCGTAGAAACTACTACCGATAAAAAGATAAGATCATCTGCTCAGGGATTATTTATGATGATGACCAACGGCTTTGGGGCTCTTTTCGGAAGTTATATTGCCGGCTGGGCTATTGATAAGTTTTTCACACACAAATTTACTAATGCTTCAGACCTGTCTGCTTATCTGGATACAACAGCTGATAACCCTACTTTCCTGGAGATCCTTAAAAACAGTTTCAATTCGGCTGTGAATGCCGATGGAACGCTTTCATCTGTGGTAATGGTGAAAGACTGGCAGAACATATGGCTTTCATTTGCTATTTATGCATTGATTCTTGCCATTTTCTTTGCGGTTTTATTCAGACATAAACATAACCCGGAAGAAGTTTCTTCAGTAAAGCATTAA
- a CDS encoding bifunctional nuclease family protein: protein MDYKQLIIRGISYSQTQSGAYALLLEHEETHIKLPVVIGNFEAQSISLGLEKDIHPPRPLTHDLFTKFIVSAHYELVSVIIYQIVDGVFFSNINFKNKANNEELILDARTSDAVAMAVRFDAPIFTTQQVLNEAGILLELEDVSKEEQPFSETVQSEDNLKAVSMEELQKLLDEAVKEEDFDTALEIQEEIKRRKRTID, encoded by the coding sequence ATGGATTATAAGCAGCTAATTATTCGCGGAATATCGTACAGCCAGACCCAATCGGGAGCTTACGCTTTGTTATTGGAACATGAAGAAACACATATAAAATTACCTGTTGTTATAGGAAATTTCGAGGCTCAGTCTATTTCGCTGGGACTTGAAAAAGACATCCATCCACCCCGTCCGCTTACTCATGATTTATTCACAAAATTTATAGTTTCTGCCCATTACGAATTGGTTTCAGTAATTATTTACCAGATTGTAGACGGTGTATTTTTCTCTAATATCAATTTCAAAAATAAAGCTAACAACGAAGAACTTATCCTTGATGCAAGAACTTCTGATGCAGTAGCAATGGCAGTAAGATTTGATGCTCCTATTTTCACTACACAGCAGGTTCTTAATGAAGCCGGAATTCTTCTTGAACTGGAAGATGTTTCAAAGGAAGAACAGCCGTTCTCCGAAACCGTACAGTCTGAAGATAACCTAAAGGCAGTATCTATGGAAGAGCTTCAGAAATTACTTGATGAAGCTGTAAAAGAAGAAGATTTTGATACCGCTCTGGAAATTCAGGAAGAAATTAAAAGGAGGAAAAGAACAATTGATTAA
- a CDS encoding RNA polymerase sigma factor produces MENLEKNFLLAKKQDRMAQKALYEMFSAKMLAISNSYTNNLHDAEDILISAFMKCFTKLDECRDWKSFPFWLRKIVVNDSISFVRKNRNILYADIEIADDYSDEDLDEGLEQLNIEEIFSQMPAGYRLIFNLYVFEEKKHQEIAEILNISEGTSKSQLSKAKKWLAEFLKAKENEKRNTETIKI; encoded by the coding sequence ATGGAGAATCTCGAAAAGAATTTTTTACTGGCTAAAAAGCAGGACCGGATGGCCCAGAAAGCTCTTTATGAGATGTTTTCAGCTAAAATGCTTGCCATATCAAATTCTTATACGAATAACCTTCATGATGCCGAAGATATCCTCATCAGTGCATTTATGAAATGTTTCACTAAACTGGATGAGTGCAGAGACTGGAAAAGCTTTCCGTTCTGGCTGAGAAAAATTGTTGTGAATGATTCTATCAGCTTTGTCAGAAAGAACAGGAACATTCTTTATGCAGATATAGAAATTGCAGACGACTATTCTGATGAAGATCTGGATGAAGGACTGGAACAGCTTAATATCGAGGAAATATTTTCACAGATGCCGGCAGGATACAGGTTGATTTTCAACTTATATGTCTTTGAAGAAAAAAAGCATCAGGAAATTGCAGAAATTCTGAATATTTCAGAAGGTACAAGCAAAAGCCAGCTGAGCAAAGCAAAAAAATGGCTTGCAGAATTTTTAAAAGCAAAAGAAAATGAAAAAAGAAATACTGAAACAATTAAAATCTGA
- a CDS encoding electron transfer flavoprotein subunit beta/FixA family protein, whose product MKILVCISSVPDTTSKINFTADKSAFDKNGIQWVINPLDEFALTKAVKLQETQGATVTVINVGDAATEPVVRKALAIGANDAVRVNLDPKDSYSTAKEIAAVAQNGGYDLILCGKESIDYNGGSVPGMVAQLLNQPFVNASVGLEVNGSEATAVREIEGGKETISVKLPAIIAGQKGLVDEKELIIPNMRGIMSARTKPLQVVEPASSEVKVQGVTYDSVPPRAAVKMVSPDNLDELVRLLHEEAKVI is encoded by the coding sequence ATGAAAATATTAGTTTGTATCAGTAGTGTTCCGGATACTACTTCCAAAATTAACTTTACGGCAGATAAATCTGCTTTCGACAAAAATGGAATTCAGTGGGTCATTAATCCTTTAGATGAATTTGCGTTGACAAAAGCGGTTAAACTTCAGGAAACTCAGGGTGCAACTGTAACAGTAATCAATGTAGGAGATGCTGCTACAGAACCGGTAGTAAGAAAAGCATTAGCTATTGGGGCTAATGACGCTGTGAGAGTAAACCTTGATCCTAAAGACAGCTATTCTACAGCAAAAGAAATTGCTGCTGTAGCTCAAAACGGAGGATATGATCTTATCCTTTGCGGAAAAGAGTCCATCGATTACAACGGAGGTTCTGTACCAGGAATGGTTGCTCAATTATTGAATCAGCCCTTTGTGAATGCATCTGTAGGTTTAGAGGTGAATGGAAGCGAAGCTACTGCCGTAAGAGAAATTGAAGGCGGAAAAGAAACTATATCAGTAAAATTACCTGCCATAATTGCAGGACAAAAAGGGTTGGTAGATGAAAAAGAACTTATCATCCCGAATATGAGAGGAATTATGTCTGCAAGAACGAAGCCTTTACAGGTTGTAGAGCCGGCTTCTTCTGAAGTGAAAGTTCAGGGAGTAACTTATGACAGTGTACCGCCAAGAGCCGCTGTGAAAATGGTTTCTCCTGATAATTTGGATGAATTGGTAAGATTACTTCACGAAGAAGCTAAAGTAATCTAA
- a CDS encoding electron transfer flavoprotein subunit alpha/FixB family protein, with product MAVFVYAENINGVYKKAALEAVSYAKAVADQAGDTVTAISVNPTDSSDLLYKYGASNVINIKDEGLKNFSAKAFAQAVNEVVNGNIIVFPHTTDASSVAPMLAVMKNYSLITNVLEAPESLSPFQVKRKAFSGKGFMHAKAEGNGVIVTVSQNAFGVKESVVSGSEEVKNLSVANEDTKVISHEQSSGKLDLKEAEVVVSAGRGMKGPENWGMIEELANVLGAATACSKPVSDIGWRPHTEHVGQTGKAISPNLYIAVGISGAIQHLAGVNSSKTIVVINNDAEAPFFKSADYGVVGDAFQIIPALTEKIKAIKG from the coding sequence ATGGCAGTATTCGTATACGCAGAAAATATAAACGGAGTTTACAAAAAAGCAGCTTTGGAAGCAGTTTCTTATGCTAAGGCAGTGGCAGACCAGGCGGGAGATACCGTTACGGCAATCTCCGTAAACCCTACAGATTCTTCAGATTTATTATACAAATATGGAGCATCAAATGTTATTAATATCAAAGATGAAGGTCTTAAGAACTTCTCGGCAAAAGCATTTGCTCAGGCTGTGAATGAAGTGGTAAACGGAAATATTATTGTATTCCCTCACACAACAGACGCTTCTTCCGTTGCTCCAATGCTTGCCGTAATGAAGAACTATTCTTTAATTACCAATGTTCTGGAAGCTCCTGAAAGTCTTTCTCCGTTCCAGGTGAAAAGAAAAGCATTCTCAGGAAAAGGGTTCATGCATGCAAAAGCAGAAGGAAACGGTGTAATTGTTACTGTTTCTCAAAATGCTTTCGGAGTAAAAGAAAGTGTGGTATCAGGTTCAGAAGAAGTTAAAAACCTATCAGTAGCTAATGAAGATACGAAAGTAATTTCTCACGAGCAGAGTTCAGGAAAACTGGATCTTAAAGAAGCTGAAGTTGTTGTGTCTGCAGGAAGAGGAATGAAAGGTCCTGAAAACTGGGGAATGATTGAAGAACTGGCTAATGTTCTTGGTGCTGCTACAGCATGTTCCAAGCCGGTTTCTGATATAGGATGGAGACCTCACACAGAGCACGTAGGACAAACAGGGAAGGCTATTTCACCTAACCTTTATATTGCAGTGGGTATTTCCGGAGCTATTCAGCATTTGGCTGGAGTAAACTCTTCTAAAACGATTGTGGTAATCAATAATGATGCTGAAGCACCATTCTTCAAGTCTGCGGATTACGGGGTAGTGGGAGATGCATTCCAGATTATTCCTGCATTAACTGAGAAAATAAAAGCAATAAAAGGATAA